One stretch of Thermincola ferriacetica DNA includes these proteins:
- the cobT gene encoding nicotinate-nucleotide--dimethylbenzimidazole phosphoribosyltransferase encodes MALKLEKVVQGITPVSMEWRQKARTYLDKLAIPRGSLGELLNLAEQLAAIRETLEPSVRHKAVVTMAGDHGVVAEGVSAFPPEVTPQMVANFVAGGAAINVLAEVAGARVYVVDMGVAADLTDLVAAGKILSYKVDYGTRNMAKGPAMSREQAVQALEAGIDVADKLIREGVELLATGDMGIGNTTPSSAILAAFSGLPAEEVTGRGTGITDEVLKNKARTIQRALEINRPDPNDPVDVLAKVGGFEIGGIAGVILGAAYHKIPVVVDGFISSAGALLAKKLAPASVDYMIAAHQSMEYGHRHMLRELGLQPLLNLNLRLGEGTGGALAMNIVESAAQVIGKMLTFEDAGVTPDAPRGE; translated from the coding sequence ATGGCTTTGAAATTGGAAAAAGTAGTTCAAGGAATTACGCCTGTAAGCATGGAGTGGCGGCAGAAAGCCAGGACCTACCTGGATAAACTGGCCATTCCCCGCGGCAGCCTGGGCGAGCTTTTGAATTTGGCAGAACAGTTGGCCGCTATCCGGGAAACTCTGGAACCTTCAGTCAGGCACAAGGCCGTGGTTACCATGGCCGGCGACCATGGTGTAGTGGCAGAAGGGGTAAGCGCTTTCCCACCGGAAGTAACCCCCCAGATGGTAGCTAATTTTGTGGCCGGCGGGGCAGCCATCAATGTCCTGGCAGAAGTGGCCGGGGCCCGGGTATATGTGGTGGATATGGGGGTGGCCGCTGACTTGACCGACCTGGTAGCAGCAGGAAAGATTCTTTCTTACAAAGTGGATTACGGTACCCGCAATATGGCAAAAGGCCCGGCCATGAGCCGGGAACAGGCCGTACAGGCGCTGGAGGCAGGTATTGATGTGGCCGATAAATTAATCCGGGAAGGGGTGGAATTGCTTGCCACGGGGGACATGGGCATTGGCAATACCACTCCCAGCAGCGCTATATTGGCTGCCTTTTCCGGATTACCGGCAGAGGAAGTAACGGGCCGGGGTACAGGTATCACTGACGAAGTTTTAAAGAACAAGGCTCGTACAATTCAAAGGGCTCTGGAGATAAACCGGCCTGACCCGAATGACCCGGTAGATGTGCTAGCCAAAGTAGGCGGCTTTGAAATCGGCGGAATTGCCGGGGTGATTCTGGGGGCGGCCTACCACAAAATCCCCGTGGTAGTAGACGGGTTTATCTCCTCCGCCGGGGCACTGCTGGCCAAAAAGCTGGCCCCGGCATCGGTGGATTATATGATTGCGGCTCATCAATCCATGGAGTACGGCCACCGGCACATGCTGAGGGAATTGGGTTTGCAGCCCCTGCTCAACCTTAACCTCCGCCTGGGTGAAGGTACCGGAGGAGCCCTAGCCATGAATATCGTGGAATCGGCCGCGCAGGTTATCGGGAAAATGCTTACTTTTGAAGATGCCGGGGTGACCCCAGATGCACCAAGAGGCGAATAG
- the cobS gene encoding adenosylcobinamide-GDP ribazoletransferase, whose protein sequence is MHFLLALQFLTRIPVTIRSEVTEKDLARSMAWFPAVGLLLGTLAAGFYTVLSHTFPNPSCDLFVVAFLVIITDNMHGDALMDAADGFFSGKSREKILEIMKDSRVGSHGVMAGCLLLLAKFVLLSQIPPVAKITALILVPALGRWPQVYGATLYPYARNNGGTGGFTRFVGTREMCWASVTVLAAVIIMLGIKGLILAGVVLTCTAILSKFISAKIGGVTGDTLGAMTEVIEVLALVTLQIL, encoded by the coding sequence ATGCATTTTTTGTTAGCCCTGCAGTTTCTTACCAGAATACCGGTCACCATACGGAGTGAAGTGACCGAAAAAGACCTTGCCCGTTCCATGGCCTGGTTCCCGGCTGTCGGATTGCTTTTGGGCACTCTGGCGGCAGGTTTTTATACAGTTTTGTCACATACCTTCCCCAACCCTTCATGTGACCTTTTTGTCGTTGCATTTCTGGTTATTATAACGGACAATATGCATGGAGATGCCCTTATGGACGCCGCAGACGGTTTTTTCAGCGGTAAATCCCGGGAAAAAATCCTGGAAATTATGAAAGATAGCCGGGTCGGTTCCCATGGGGTCATGGCCGGCTGCCTCCTTTTACTGGCCAAGTTTGTGCTGCTGAGCCAGATTCCCCCGGTCGCCAAAATTACGGCGCTTATTTTAGTGCCGGCACTGGGTCGCTGGCCGCAAGTATACGGCGCTACCCTTTACCCTTACGCCAGGAATAATGGGGGCACCGGAGGTTTCACCCGGTTTGTGGGCACCAGGGAAATGTGCTGGGCGTCTGTAACTGTTTTGGCTGCTGTTATAATCATGCTTGGTATAAAAGGCCTTATTTTGGCAGGAGTTGTTCTTACATGTACTGCTATTCTGAGCAAATTCATTTCAGCAAAAATCGGCGGGGTAACCGGCGATACCCTGGGCGCCATGACAGAGGTAATTGAAGTGTTAGCCCTGGTAACATTACAAATTTTATGA
- the bzaB gene encoding B12 lower ligand biosynthesis ThiC-like protein BzaB — translation MTQVLAARAGKITPEMELVAAKENLDVKFIQEGVATGKIVIPKNKLRKKFSGCGIGAGLRIKVNALIGTSSDRSDPEMEARKLTVAEKAGCDSFMDLSTGGDIDAMRRYTLSTANVPVGSVPIYQAAIEAIEKRGSIVAMEPEDMFEAIEKHAADGIDFMAIHAALNFDVIRRLQSTGRVTDVVSRGGAFLTGWMLHNNRENPLYEQFDRVLEICKKYDVTLSVGDAIRPGCTADSLDAAQLQGLMVAGELVARAQAAGVQVMVEGPGHVPMHHVETTVLLQKRLCNGAPYYLLGLLATDIAPGYDHITASIGGALAGAAGADFLCYVTPAEHLGLPLEQDVKDGVIAMRIAAHAADLARGNKMAWEEDLQMARARVVLETEGQIRHSIDPEKTKLALDNLGDHECAVCGPECAAQFAAKYFGITG, via the coding sequence ATGACCCAGGTGTTAGCTGCCCGTGCGGGCAAAATTACACCGGAAATGGAGTTGGTAGCTGCCAAAGAGAATCTTGATGTGAAGTTTATTCAGGAAGGAGTAGCCACCGGAAAAATTGTTATTCCGAAAAACAAACTGCGGAAAAAATTCAGCGGCTGTGGAATCGGGGCAGGCCTGCGGATTAAAGTTAACGCATTAATCGGCACGTCCAGCGACCGGTCAGACCCAGAAATGGAGGCAAGAAAGTTAACTGTTGCCGAAAAGGCCGGGTGCGATTCATTCATGGATTTGAGCACCGGCGGAGATATTGACGCCATGCGGCGCTATACTCTGTCTACCGCTAACGTTCCCGTCGGCAGTGTGCCTATTTACCAGGCAGCCATCGAAGCCATCGAAAAGCGTGGGAGTATCGTGGCCATGGAACCGGAGGATATGTTTGAGGCCATCGAAAAACATGCGGCCGATGGCATAGATTTTATGGCCATTCATGCAGCTTTAAATTTTGACGTTATCCGGCGGCTGCAGTCCACCGGGCGTGTCACTGATGTAGTCAGCCGGGGAGGGGCATTTTTGACAGGCTGGATGCTGCACAATAACCGGGAAAACCCTTTATATGAACAATTTGACCGGGTACTGGAAATTTGCAAAAAATATGATGTCACACTAAGCGTCGGCGATGCCATCCGTCCCGGTTGCACGGCAGATTCACTGGATGCCGCCCAACTGCAAGGGCTTATGGTGGCCGGGGAACTAGTAGCCCGGGCCCAGGCCGCCGGAGTGCAAGTAATGGTAGAAGGACCGGGGCATGTTCCTATGCACCATGTGGAAACCACTGTTTTACTGCAAAAACGTTTGTGTAACGGAGCCCCTTATTACTTGCTGGGATTGTTAGCCACGGACATAGCGCCCGGATATGACCATATTACCGCGTCTATTGGCGGGGCATTGGCAGGCGCAGCCGGAGCTGATTTCCTGTGCTATGTTACTCCTGCCGAACATTTGGGATTGCCATTGGAACAGGATGTCAAAGACGGCGTCATCGCAATGCGTATTGCCGCTCATGCCGCCGACCTGGCCCGGGGCAATAAAATGGCCTGGGAAGAGGACCTGCAAATGGCCAGGGCACGGGTAGTCCTTGAAACAGAGGGGCAAATTCGTCATTCCATCGATCCTGAAAAAACAAAATTGGCCCTGGACAATTTGGGAGACCATGAATGTGCAGTTTGCGGGCCTGAATGTGCCGCCCAGTTTGCAGCCAAATATTTTGGTATCACAGGATAA